A region of Nostoc flagelliforme CCNUN1 DNA encodes the following proteins:
- a CDS encoding DUF3131 domain-containing protein → MRYKHHQQKLLRWIALFLVGTFLQLLFYIPTPVLSQNSSSCSNITAPLTPEEQTYARAAWQYFVKNYQPATGFTNSTGGYPSGTLWDMGNYLMALNAARWLNLTDQADFDARLNKFLTTLNSLKLFEDTLPNKVYNAADAQMVDYGNNPLERGIGWSALDVGRILAAFDVIRTCHPQYNDWLKGIVAKWQVARSLKDGQLFGATVLPDNTTLLVQEGRLGYEEYGARGYQLWGFSAPKAIAFEPFKLVEINGVQIPVDTRDFQSTNANNYVVSESYILDGIEFGLQGELADFAARVLDVQKRRYDTTGQLTAVTEDNIDQAPYFLYNTVYANGANWATITDANQPYPQFRSISTKAAFGWRYLFPDNAYAQKVFDAVKDLRSPDDSGYYAGIYEESKQPNKALTGNTNGLILEILYYKAKGNLPLIASGSVSVSTGKPSEDASPTTPSNQPNSTVTTPTANQQNSTVTTPTATPADTSKPTEVAVAPIPPVDSPKSSSNLKLDRPLSVIERRYAEAAWRYFQANYHSKSGLIDDRSDFKGATLWGLGDYLAALHAARSLDIITPKEFDQRIRHLLAALTKLPLFAGELPGRGYDTRSLQSVDYGGNPVPEGNGWSALDLGRMLAALYNLKTCHPEYTAAVDKIVLDWSYLRVVREGILSSATTTKEEEGRSLTRVNPETRLGYEEYAARAFQLWGFNVDGSAVGGEYQTASVEGVKVPIQRRRTDTNSKVNQYTVSNPFLLYALEFGLDPQMRSLFEPIFQAQAERHHRTGTLTASATTLIDRKPYTVHSAITGQGEPWVALGDDGQPVPKGRLVSTAVAFAYHALLPENKYTQELLQGTTDLYNPLAGFYEGFYEATGKTAVGFTSSTNSMVLQSLLYKVMNRQPLIRPATTMKSPWWQAVTKGDSGRGLPNSATQRTKLISDSSGSYWVSGSKNTPLVTGRKATE, encoded by the coding sequence ATGAGATACAAGCACCATCAACAAAAGCTATTGAGATGGATTGCATTGTTCCTAGTGGGGACATTTCTGCAATTGTTGTTTTACATCCCAACACCAGTCCTATCCCAAAATTCCAGTAGCTGTAGCAATATTACAGCCCCGCTCACCCCGGAAGAACAAACTTATGCTCGTGCTGCTTGGCAGTATTTTGTCAAAAACTATCAGCCAGCAACAGGATTTACCAATTCTACTGGGGGTTATCCTTCTGGTACACTCTGGGATATGGGGAATTACCTGATGGCGTTGAATGCTGCACGTTGGTTGAATCTTACTGACCAAGCAGATTTTGATGCACGCCTCAATAAGTTTTTGACAACTCTCAACAGCTTAAAGTTATTTGAAGATACCTTGCCCAATAAAGTCTATAACGCAGCCGATGCACAAATGGTTGATTATGGCAACAATCCCCTTGAGCGGGGTATTGGTTGGTCTGCTTTGGATGTCGGGCGAATACTTGCGGCGTTTGATGTCATCCGTACCTGTCATCCGCAATATAATGATTGGCTCAAAGGAATTGTAGCAAAGTGGCAAGTGGCGCGATCGCTCAAAGATGGGCAACTTTTTGGCGCTACTGTTCTTCCAGACAACACAACGTTATTGGTGCAAGAAGGACGGCTCGGCTACGAAGAATATGGCGCTAGGGGTTATCAACTTTGGGGTTTCTCTGCACCAAAAGCTATTGCTTTTGAGCCATTCAAGTTAGTTGAAATTAATGGCGTGCAAATTCCCGTTGATACCCGTGACTTTCAAAGCACTAACGCTAATAATTATGTTGTTAGTGAGTCTTATATCCTTGATGGGATTGAATTTGGTTTGCAAGGTGAGTTAGCTGATTTTGCTGCCAGGGTTTTAGATGTGCAAAAACGGCGTTATGATACCACGGGGCAGTTGACTGCTGTCACAGAAGATAATATCGATCAAGCGCCTTATTTTCTCTACAACACCGTCTACGCCAACGGTGCAAACTGGGCAACAATCACCGATGCCAATCAACCTTATCCACAGTTTCGCAGCATCAGCACAAAAGCTGCTTTTGGTTGGCGCTATCTTTTTCCAGATAATGCTTATGCTCAAAAAGTTTTTGATGCTGTCAAGGATCTCCGCAGTCCTGATGATAGTGGTTACTATGCTGGTATCTATGAAGAATCAAAACAACCCAATAAAGCTTTGACAGGTAATACTAATGGGCTAATTTTGGAGATTTTATACTACAAAGCTAAGGGAAACCTCCCTTTAATTGCTTCTGGTTCTGTGAGTGTGTCTACTGGCAAGCCCAGTGAAGACGCTTCTCCTACAACACCCTCAAATCAACCAAATTCTACTGTTACGACTCCGACTGCAAATCAACAAAATTCTACTGTTACGACTCCTACCGCAACCCCTGCGGATACTTCTAAACCTACAGAAGTGGCCGTTGCACCTATTCCACCAGTGGATAGCCCCAAGTCATCGTCTAACCTCAAACTAGATCGACCACTGTCAGTAATTGAACGGCGCTATGCGGAAGCGGCTTGGCGATACTTTCAAGCGAATTATCATTCCAAGAGTGGGTTAATAGACGATCGCAGCGATTTCAAAGGTGCAACCCTTTGGGGATTGGGAGATTATCTCGCAGCACTCCATGCAGCGCGATCGCTCGATATAATTACCCCGAAAGAATTTGACCAGCGCATCCGACATCTTTTAGCAGCCTTGACAAAGTTACCATTATTTGCTGGAGAATTACCGGGTCGGGGTTATGATACGCGATCGCTACAATCAGTAGATTATGGTGGAAATCCAGTTCCAGAAGGAAACGGCTGGTCAGCTTTAGATTTAGGTAGAATGCTGGCAGCGCTTTACAACTTAAAAACTTGTCATCCAGAATACACGGCTGCCGTAGATAAAATTGTGCTGGATTGGTCATACTTGCGTGTGGTGCGTGAAGGTATTCTTTCCAGTGCTACAACCACCAAAGAGGAAGAGGGGCGATCGCTTACCCGCGTTAACCCTGAAACCCGCTTGGGTTATGAAGAATATGCCGCTCGTGCTTTCCAACTATGGGGATTTAATGTTGATGGTTCTGCTGTTGGCGGTGAATATCAAACTGCCTCAGTGGAGGGGGTGAAAGTCCCAATCCAACGCCGTCGCACGGATACTAACTCCAAAGTTAACCAATACACAGTTAGCAATCCCTTCTTACTCTATGCACTGGAGTTTGGACTAGATCCACAAATGCGATCGCTCTTTGAACCAATTTTCCAGGCGCAAGCTGAACGTCACCATCGCACTGGAACTCTCACAGCCTCAGCCACTACCCTAATTGATCGTAAACCTTACACAGTCCACAGCGCAATTACTGGACAGGGTGAGCCTTGGGTGGCTTTAGGAGATGACGGTCAACCTGTACCAAAGGGGCGATTGGTAAGTACAGCAGTAGCTTTTGCCTATCATGCCCTGCTTCCAGAAAACAAGTACACTCAAGAGTTACTGCAAGGAACGACTGACTTATACAATCCATTAGCCGGATTTTATGAGGGCTTCTATGAAGCCACAGGTAAAACGGCAGTTGGTTTCACCAGCAGCACTAACAGTATGGTTTTGCAATCCTTACTGTACAAAGTCATGAATCGACAACCCCTAATTCGTCCGGCTACCACGATGAAATCTCCTTGGTGGCAGGCTGTTACCAAAGGAGATTCTGGGCGAGGTTTACCCAACAGTGCCACACAACGAACTAAGTTAATTTCTGATAGTTCTGGAAGTTACTGGGTTTCAGGTAGCAAAAATACTCCGCTAGTAACTGGTAGAAAAGCCACAGAATAA
- a CDS encoding glycoside hydrolase family 26 protein, which translates to MNKVRLALMMLILLGSIFASKNLMAIADASKQAENRKLNPIRNQTASNTPVLLGLYTPDYIGNQSTIDNQLRQVDQWVGKRHSIAGFFFDIEDSNPAYNIPVSLEQLKRNGYTAFINLKSTRSAAQIARGDIDSSLQKVAKAYSDWAKRGEGRIAFIAPLQEMNIPGEAYSKDPQNFKLAYQRIQKIFKEAGVSSQAIRWVFAPNGWSENNEHRFENYYPGDKSVDVVAFSSYNWGYCSNSSWKHWSSPKEVFESYIKRMKVMAGSKPIFIAQTASTSNTQNGLPNTAKDQWLRDSYTQLAGMGVRAILYFNINKECDWAINSNSGKSAGYKDAVNNPAFGYLSPAELAKKI; encoded by the coding sequence ATGAACAAGGTACGACTGGCGCTGATGATGCTAATTTTACTAGGAAGCATCTTTGCGAGTAAAAATTTAATGGCGATCGCTGATGCCTCAAAGCAAGCCGAAAACCGGAAATTAAACCCAATTCGCAACCAAACAGCTTCCAATACTCCTGTACTCCTGGGGCTATACACTCCAGATTACATAGGAAATCAAAGTACAATTGACAACCAATTGCGTCAAGTCGATCAATGGGTTGGTAAGCGCCATTCTATTGCTGGATTTTTCTTTGATATCGAAGACTCGAATCCTGCCTACAACATCCCAGTTTCCTTAGAACAACTGAAGCGCAACGGATACACAGCCTTTATTAATCTCAAATCGACTCGTTCAGCAGCGCAGATTGCTAGGGGAGACATAGATAGTTCTCTGCAAAAAGTGGCAAAAGCATACTCTGACTGGGCAAAACGAGGCGAGGGTCGGATTGCGTTTATCGCTCCCTTGCAAGAGATGAACATTCCTGGAGAAGCATACAGCAAAGACCCGCAGAACTTCAAGTTAGCTTATCAACGTATCCAAAAGATATTTAAAGAGGCTGGTGTATCTTCACAGGCAATCCGTTGGGTATTTGCGCCTAATGGTTGGAGTGAAAACAATGAACATCGCTTTGAAAACTACTATCCTGGTGACAAGTCGGTAGATGTTGTTGCCTTTAGTTCCTACAACTGGGGATATTGTAGTAATTCTTCTTGGAAACACTGGAGTAGCCCAAAAGAAGTTTTTGAATCCTATATCAAGCGGATGAAGGTTATGGCTGGCAGTAAGCCGATTTTCATTGCTCAAACAGCTAGCACGAGTAATACGCAAAATGGTTTGCCCAACACTGCCAAAGACCAATGGTTACGAGACTCTTACACTCAGCTAGCTGGGATGGGTGTAAGAGCCATCCTTTACTTCAATATTAATAAGGAATGTGATTGGGCAATTAACAGTAATAGCGGCAAATCTGCTGGTTATAAAGACGCGGTAAATAATCCAGCTTTCGGCTATTTATCGCCTGCTGAGTTGGCAAAGAAGATATAA
- a CDS encoding two-partner secretion domain-containing protein: MSGSWHLTYWGGMLGIAMSVSALSGNCAIAQISPDGTLPINTNVTQDANTFNITGGTQAGANLFHSFKEFSVPTDNIAFFRNGTDIQNIISRVTGSSRSNIEGLIRANGVANLFLINPNGIVFGRNASLNIGGSFVATTANAIGFGNQGFFSASTPNNPELLVVNPSALLFNQIVAAPIENNSASLSVENNRSLLAVGGNVSIDGGSLNAPGGQVELGGLAAEGTVALNVNSNNFSLNFPENVARANVSLTNGAEVNVASGGGGSIAINAQDINVLGKSSLRAGISPLAGDGNTQAGDVTLNAKGTVRIENSSIYNAVFGFGKGGDLLVDTGKLIIQDGILATATISSGKAGDLVVKASDSIEVTGSSSSNGTIDIDVPINFFGLSSIPIPVPIGLFSASLDVNTLLPRNLRFVSSFLPTAGGNAGKLTIDTGRLIVSNGAVVSAATTSRGQGGNLTVKADLIELSGTSANDSPLSLFSITKKLPSALRNDTDGRGSGGNLTIDTKRLIVRDGAWVITGTGNKKPEGELTVTGGELIINATESVELSGTSSDNIPSVLASGTQGPGNASKLVINTKKLMVSNGGIISAGTSSSGRGGELIINATDSVELVGTSKQGLSASQIEDFIGFGGAFVSNLVKNRPFPSGVISGTASTGNAGNLTIETGRLLIQGGAQASVSTIYTTIKGGNAGELNVRASSIELSGTSLESPKPSDIEGRSLLTTAVGEGSTGKGGPITVNTNSVTISDGAALTASTSGQGDAGDIALSANTLNIFNDGRLRTSTSGIGQAGDITLNIPEIQLSGSTSGVFAQTSSTGDAGNLTLQPMNGQTLTVNFFEQAQISASTSGSGKGGTLSVTAPESITLNGNGILAATSEGAGSGRAGDVLLNTEKLTISNGMRVSAATNSTNPAASGGNLTVEAAQLNLTDGSSLEAGTTGTAPGGNLTIQPNDNRQTLAANLTGRATVSAATSGSGKGGTLSVTAPESITLNGNGILAATSEGAGSGRAGDVLLNTEKLTISNGMRVSAATNSTNPAASGGNLTVEAAQLNLTDGSSLEAGTTGTAPGGNLTIQPNDNRQTLAANLTGRATVSAATSGSGKGGTLSVTAPESITLNGNGILAATSEGAGSGRAGDVLLNTEKLTISNGMRVSAATNSTNPAASGGNLTVKAAQLNLTDGSSLEAGTTGNAPGGNLTIQPNDNGQTLAVNVAGGATVSAATSGSGKGGTLSINAPESINITGNGSVISAETTGQGAGGDLTLTTEKLAVQDGGKITVSSTGSGPAGDLNINANSIYLNNAAKITADTTGGGGNIFARSPLLLLRNQSSITTNAKGLGIPGGNIDIDARNGFIIAVPEENSDISANSVDFRGGKVEISAQGIFGIEPRNTPTPKSDITATGASPQFNGSVELNTPGIDPNSGLVELPTIAVETEVAQVCDSPGYAQSSFTITGRGGLPPNPTKDVLPNGTVEVGWVALKPSSDANGGLRLRSNPPVTTNPVTTTPERIVEANGWVVNEKGEVVLTANLPAGGRSSWHKGVSCSNYQAHQ; this comes from the coding sequence ATGTCTGGTAGTTGGCATTTAACTTATTGGGGTGGAATGCTAGGTATTGCGATGAGTGTCAGCGCTTTGTCTGGAAATTGTGCGATCGCTCAAATCAGCCCGGATGGAACTTTACCTATTAATACCAACGTCACACAAGACGCTAATACCTTCAACATCACTGGGGGAACACAAGCTGGTGCTAACTTGTTCCACAGCTTTAAAGAATTCTCTGTCCCTACCGACAATATTGCTTTCTTCCGCAATGGTACTGACATTCAGAACATTATTAGCAGAGTAACAGGTAGTTCAAGGTCTAACATTGAAGGGTTAATACGAGCTAATGGTGTAGCTAACTTATTTCTGATCAATCCCAACGGCATTGTTTTTGGACGCAACGCTTCACTGAATATAGGTGGTTCTTTTGTAGCAACTACAGCTAATGCAATTGGGTTTGGCAATCAAGGTTTTTTTAGTGCTTCTACTCCGAATAATCCGGAACTACTGGTGGTCAATCCTTCGGCTCTTCTATTCAATCAAATTGTTGCTGCGCCGATCGAAAATAACTCAGCTAGTTTAAGTGTTGAGAATAATCGTAGTTTGCTGGCAGTTGGGGGCAATGTCAGCATCGATGGTGGCTCATTAAATGCCCCTGGTGGACAAGTGGAGTTAGGAGGTTTAGCAGCAGAGGGGACAGTTGCTCTTAATGTCAATAGCAACAATTTCAGCTTAAATTTTCCAGAGAATGTCGCACGAGCAAATGTGTCGCTTACCAACGGCGCTGAAGTAAATGTCGCTTCTGGTGGTGGCGGTAGTATTGCCATCAATGCTCAGGATATAAATGTTTTAGGAAAAAGTAGCCTACGTGCGGGTATTAGCCCACTTGCAGGAGACGGTAACACTCAGGCGGGTGATGTCACCCTCAACGCCAAAGGAACAGTCAGAATCGAAAATAGCTCTATCTACAACGCTGTTTTTGGTTTTGGAAAAGGTGGAGACTTGCTCGTGGATACAGGGAAATTAATTATTCAAGATGGAATACTAGCTACTGCTACTATTTCTAGTGGGAAAGCTGGGGATCTGGTTGTAAAAGCCTCTGACTCAATAGAAGTAACTGGCAGTTCCTCATCAAACGGCACGATTGACATCGATGTTCCAATTAATTTCTTCGGTTTATCTTCCATTCCTATTCCTGTTCCTATTGGCTTGTTTTCCGCTTCCCTTGATGTCAATACTCTTCTACCCAGGAATCTTCGTTTTGTAAGTTCATTTCTACCTACAGCAGGTGGAAATGCCGGAAAGCTGACCATTGATACTGGGCGGTTAATTGTCTCTAATGGGGCAGTAGTGTCGGCAGCTACAACAAGCAGAGGACAAGGAGGAAATTTGACCGTGAAGGCAGACTTGATAGAACTCAGTGGTACTTCAGCAAATGATTCTCCTTTATCTCTGTTCAGTATCACAAAGAAGCTTCCTAGTGCATTGCGTAATGATACTGACGGTCGGGGATCTGGAGGCAACTTAACCATTGATACTAAACGGTTAATTGTCCGTGATGGTGCATGGGTGATAACTGGTACTGGTAATAAGAAACCAGAAGGGGAATTGACTGTGACAGGAGGCGAATTGATCATTAACGCCACTGAGTCAGTAGAACTTAGTGGCACCTCATCAGATAATATTCCTAGCGTTTTAGCTTCTGGAACACAGGGGCCTGGAAATGCAAGCAAATTGGTTATTAATACTAAGAAGCTGATGGTCAGCAATGGAGGAATTATCTCGGCAGGTACTTCTAGCTCTGGACGGGGAGGCGAATTGATCATTAACGCCACTGATTCAGTAGAACTTGTTGGCACCTCAAAACAAGGGTTGTCCGCCTCTCAAATAGAAGATTTTATTGGATTTGGTGGAGCTTTTGTCTCTAACTTAGTAAAAAATCGTCCATTTCCGAGCGGTGTAATTTCTGGGACTGCAAGTACAGGAAATGCTGGAAACTTGACTATTGAGACTGGACGGTTATTAATTCAGGGTGGAGCACAAGCATCGGTTTCTACAATTTATACTACAATTAAAGGCGGAAATGCGGGTGAATTAAATGTTCGCGCCTCTTCTATAGAACTGAGTGGAACTTCGCTGGAAAGTCCTAAACCCAGCGACATTGAAGGTCGAAGCCTGTTGACAACTGCTGTCGGTGAAGGCTCAACTGGAAAGGGTGGCCCTATAACAGTTAACACTAACTCTGTAACTATCAGTGATGGTGCTGCACTAACAGCTAGTACATCTGGGCAGGGGGATGCAGGTGATATCGCTCTTAGCGCCAATACCTTGAATATTTTTAATGATGGGCGACTGCGTACATCTACCTCTGGTATTGGACAAGCAGGTGATATCACACTAAATATTCCAGAAATACAGTTATCTGGTTCCACTAGTGGTGTTTTTGCTCAGACAAGCAGTACAGGAGATGCTGGAAACTTGACGCTTCAACCTATGAACGGACAAACCTTGACGGTTAACTTCTTTGAGCAAGCGCAGATATCAGCATCCACCTCTGGTAGTGGTAAAGGAGGAACCCTAAGTGTCACCGCCCCAGAGTCAATCACCCTCAATGGTAATGGGATCTTAGCGGCGACATCGGAAGGTGCTGGTAGTGGACGAGCCGGAGATGTGCTTCTTAACACTGAAAAACTAACTATCAGCAATGGAATGCGCGTTTCAGCCGCGACTAATTCCACTAACCCCGCAGCTAGTGGTGGTAATCTGACCGTGGAAGCTGCACAATTGAACTTGACAGACGGCAGTAGTTTAGAAGCTGGGACGACAGGAACTGCACCAGGCGGGAACTTGACAATTCAACCCAATGACAATAGGCAAACCTTAGCTGCAAATCTCACTGGAAGAGCAACGGTATCGGCTGCTACCTCTGGTAGTGGTAAAGGAGGAACCCTGAGTGTCACCGCCCCAGAGTCAATCACCCTCAATGGTAATGGGATCTTAGCGGCGACATCGGAAGGTGCTGGTAGTGGACGAGCCGGAGATGTGCTTCTTAACACTGAAAAACTAACTATCAGCAATGGAATGCGCGTTTCAGCCGCGACTAATTCCACTAACCCCGCAGCTAGTGGTGGTAATCTGACCGTGGAAGCTGCACAATTGAACTTGACAGACGGCAGTAGTTTAGAAGCTGGGACGACAGGAACTGCACCAGGCGGGAACTTGACAATTCAACCCAATGACAATAGGCAAACCTTAGCTGCAAATCTCACTGGAAGAGCAACGGTATCGGCTGCTACCTCTGGTAGTGGTAAAGGAGGAACCCTGAGTGTCACCGCCCCAGAGTCAATCACCCTCAATGGTAATGGGATCTTAGCGGCGACATCGGAAGGTGCTGGTAGTGGACGAGCCGGAGATGTGCTTCTTAACACTGAAAAACTAACTATCAGCAATGGAATGCGCGTTTCAGCCGCGACTAATTCCACTAACCCCGCAGCTAGTGGTGGTAATCTGACCGTAAAAGCTGCACAATTAAACTTGACAGACGGCAGTAGTTTAGAAGCTGGGACGACAGGAAATGCACCAGGCGGGAACTTGACAATTCAACCCAATGACAATGGGCAAACCTTAGCTGTAAATGTTGCTGGAGGAGCAACGGTATCGGCTGCTACCTCTGGTAGTGGTAAAGGAGGAACCCTAAGTATCAATGCTCCTGAATCTATTAATATTACTGGTAACGGCTCAGTGATTTCGGCTGAAACCACAGGACAAGGAGCAGGTGGTGATTTGACACTGACAACAGAAAAATTGGCAGTTCAAGATGGAGGGAAAATAACTGTAAGTAGTACAGGCTCAGGGCCTGCGGGTGACTTAAATATTAACGCTAACTCTATATATCTCAACAACGCTGCCAAAATCACTGCTGACACTACAGGAGGTGGCGGAAATATCTTTGCGCGATCGCCCTTATTGTTACTACGCAATCAAAGTTCTATCACCACCAATGCCAAAGGACTTGGTATTCCTGGCGGCAACATTGATATTGATGCACGAAATGGCTTCATCATTGCTGTTCCTGAAGAAAATAGTGATATTAGCGCCAATTCTGTTGACTTTCGTGGTGGAAAAGTCGAAATCAGCGCTCAAGGAATCTTTGGGATTGAGCCTCGGAATACACCGACTCCAAAAAGCGACATCACTGCTACAGGAGCAAGTCCTCAATTCAACGGTTCAGTAGAACTTAATACACCTGGTATCGATCCCAACAGTGGCTTAGTTGAGCTACCCACAATAGCTGTAGAAACTGAAGTCGCACAAGTCTGCGATAGTCCAGGTTATGCTCAAAGCAGCTTTACTATCACCGGACGAGGCGGTTTACCTCCTAATCCTACTAAGGATGTTCTCCCGAACGGCACAGTAGAAGTCGGTTGGGTGGCGCTCAAACCTAGCAGCGATGCCAACGGCGGGCTACGCCTACGCAGCAATCCACCTGTTACTACTAATCCAGTTACTACCACACCAGAGCGTATTGTAGAAGCAAATGGATGGGTGGTAAACGAAAAGGGAGAGGTGGTACTTACAGCTAATCTACCTGCTGGGGGTCGTAGTTCATGGCACAAAGGTGTATCTTGCAGTAATTATCAGGCTCATCAGTAA
- a CDS encoding DUF3131 domain-containing protein: MATIGIKSMILQSVLYVTANQQPLRCPSTATWQCSPTPCMIIAAPDNFNPDVQTPTPPTVPEPIAPIVTPLKPKPTPPKPTATPEKSATPSPTTSFPRLTQEADQIAAERAWKYFERNWNPQTGLVNSVDNLPWTTWWDQGSALLGIHAAYQLGLLPQDVFQKRMNTLLQTLEKLPLPATGLPNKAYSTSTAQMRHLNDTPDPKGTSGWSALDMARFLLALHVMRSHYPEYSDHINRIVARWNISKLVKDGWLNGAIPRAGKLLEVQEGRLGYEQYAAHSLKLWNIQASNALSNPPVKTVEIDGIKLQIDERNFKNSGATNYLTNDPYLLWGLEMGWNDEVKPQVQNLFKVQQQRFKRTGILTAVNEDSLDRSPYFLYYSVYSNGQSWQAVNTTGKAYPQLRFVSTKAAFSWFALMPDEPYTKRLRDFAQNLSDKNRGYFSGRYENSKLGVNASVDVNTNASILESLLYQARGRHPLVLDPSEIKN; this comes from the coding sequence ATGGCAACAATCGGTATCAAAAGCATGATTTTGCAATCAGTTTTGTACGTAACGGCAAATCAACAACCTCTGCGTTGTCCGAGTACCGCGACGTGGCAATGCTCTCCTACGCCATGTATGATCATTGCTGCCCCTGATAACTTCAACCCTGATGTCCAAACACCAACGCCACCAACCGTTCCAGAACCAATTGCTCCTATAGTCACGCCACTAAAACCAAAACCGACACCACCAAAACCAACCGCTACGCCAGAAAAATCTGCTACTCCTTCGCCCACAACTTCTTTCCCACGATTGACTCAAGAAGCGGATCAAATTGCCGCCGAGCGGGCTTGGAAATATTTTGAGCGTAACTGGAATCCTCAAACAGGTTTAGTAAATTCGGTAGATAACCTACCGTGGACAACTTGGTGGGATCAGGGTAGCGCCTTATTAGGGATTCATGCGGCTTACCAGTTAGGGTTATTGCCGCAAGATGTTTTCCAAAAGCGGATGAACACATTGCTACAGACGTTAGAAAAACTACCGCTACCTGCAACTGGTTTGCCCAACAAAGCTTATAGCACTAGTACTGCCCAGATGCGCCATCTCAATGACACCCCCGATCCCAAGGGTACAAGTGGTTGGTCAGCTTTGGATATGGCGCGATTTTTATTAGCATTGCATGTTATGCGATCGCATTATCCAGAATATAGCGATCATATCAATCGCATCGTAGCTCGTTGGAATATATCAAAACTTGTCAAAGATGGTTGGTTAAATGGTGCTATTCCCAGAGCCGGCAAACTTCTCGAAGTGCAGGAAGGGCGATTAGGCTACGAGCAATACGCTGCTCACAGTTTAAAGCTGTGGAATATTCAAGCTTCAAATGCTCTTTCCAATCCACCAGTAAAAACCGTTGAAATAGATGGAATTAAACTGCAAATCGACGAGCGTAATTTCAAAAACTCTGGAGCTACTAACTACCTGACGAATGACCCTTATTTACTCTGGGGTTTAGAAATGGGTTGGAATGATGAAGTTAAACCTCAAGTGCAAAACCTTTTCAAAGTGCAACAGCAACGGTTTAAACGCACTGGAATTTTAACTGCTGTAAATGAAGACTCCTTAGATCGTTCCCCTTACTTTCTGTATTACAGCGTCTACTCCAATGGTCAATCTTGGCAAGCCGTTAACACTACAGGAAAAGCCTACCCCCAATTACGGTTTGTCAGTACGAAAGCGGCATTTTCTTGGTTTGCGCTCATGCCAGATGAACCTTACACAAAAAGGCTGCGAGACTTTGCTCAAAATTTATCCGATAAAAACCGTGGCTATTTTTCAGGAAGATATGAAAATTCCAAACTAGGTGTTAATGCTTCAGTTGACGTGAATACAAATGCGAGCATTTTAGAAAGTCTACTTTACCAAGCTAGAGGCAGACATCCACTAGTGCTTGACCCTTCAGAAATTAAAAATTAA